CCTGAACTCCCCCATCCAGTTCCACTTCGCGCTCAAGGGCTGGCCCGAGATCACCATCGTGATCCGCTTCTGGATCATCGGCGGCATCCTCGTCGCCACCGGCGTCGGCATGTTCTACGCAGAGTGGCTCACCCACTCCTGACCCGCTTCGCCGTGTCCTAGTCTGGCCGGATGTCCGAGCGGTCGGTTGTGGTGGTGGGATACGAACGCGCCGAGCTGGTCGACATCGCGTGCGTCACCTCCGCGTTGATGCTGGCCACCCGGCTCGGCGCGCGGCCGGCGTACGACGTCCGGCTGGCGACGGTGGACGGGCGCGACATCGTGTGCGAGTCGGGCCTGGTCCTGCGCGCACAGCTGGACCTGTCCGACGTCCGGGAGACGGTGGACACGTTGATCGTGTCCGGAGGGGACGGGCACCTCGCCGCGGCCGCGGACCTGCGGCTCGTCCACGGCGTACGGCAGCTGGCGTCCCGGGTCCGCCGGGTGGCCTCGGTGTGCACCGGCACCGCCATCCTCGCCGAGGCGGGGCTGCTGGACGGACGGCGCGCGACGACCCACTGGTTCTACGCCGACGACCTGATCGCCCGCTACCCGAAGGTCTCGATCGACCCGGCGCCGATCTTCGTACGGGACGGCAACGTCGCCACCTCCGGCGGCGTCACCGCCTCACTCGACCTCACCCTCGCTTTCGTCGAGGAAGACCATGGACCCGAGTTGGCCCGCTGGGTGGCCATGGGCATGGTCGCCTACCTGAAGCGGCCCGGCAACCAGGCGCAGATGAGCGTGTTCACCCGCACACCGCGGCCGGGGGACGCGACGGTACGCCGGGTGGTCGACCACGCCGCGGCGCACCCGGACGACGACCTTCGGACCGAGACGCTGGCGGCGATGGTCGGCGTGAGTCCGCGCCAGCTTCACCGGCTCTTCCGGGCCGAGCTCGGCGAGACCCCGGCCAACGTCGTACGGCGGA
This Actinopolymorpha cephalotaxi DNA region includes the following protein-coding sequences:
- a CDS encoding GlxA family transcriptional regulator, producing the protein MSERSVVVVGYERAELVDIACVTSALMLATRLGARPAYDVRLATVDGRDIVCESGLVLRAQLDLSDVRETVDTLIVSGGDGHLAAAADLRLVHGVRQLASRVRRVASVCTGTAILAEAGLLDGRRATTHWFYADDLIARYPKVSIDPAPIFVRDGNVATSGGVTASLDLTLAFVEEDHGPELARWVAMGMVAYLKRPGNQAQMSVFTRTPRPGDATVRRVVDHAAAHPDDDLRTETLAAMVGVSPRQLHRLFRAELGETPANVVRRTRLEVAARLAATTDLPLSQVARRSGFASAESLRQAFVSKFGTSPRTFRHTQAHTSP